The following proteins are co-located in the Armatimonadota bacterium genome:
- a CDS encoding terminase, translating into MRGNRPDFSDYVAHFCKDARPYGESEGAENEVYSKIPASAFDRLVGILQSKTVYATNMPWTGAKAVCLTECPWWSFPSHCDAYSAYGVGFAKPRIFATGGGPALYVKPDLFTKQGEFIHQEDCDIEKPRKGFHSHVYSFITPFLPGYAPKAYRDAHWENKSTCDYSHEREWRVPYDFKFEYDQVEFVVLATYEDMARFPKDLKDAIGREKFLLMEMYHQIERLWPTHIV; encoded by the coding sequence ATGCGTGGAAATCGCCCCGATTTTTCAGACTATGTTGCACACTTCTGCAAAGACGCTAGACCCTATGGTGAGTCTGAGGGCGCGGAGAACGAAGTTTATTCTAAGATTCCAGCTTCCGCTTTTGACCGGCTCGTCGGCATCTTGCAGTCCAAAACAGTCTATGCCACCAATATGCCTTGGACAGGCGCAAAGGCCGTATGTTTGACGGAGTGCCCTTGGTGGTCGTTTCCAAGTCATTGCGACGCCTATTCTGCTTATGGGGTCGGGTTTGCCAAGCCTAGAATCTTCGCTACAGGAGGTGGTCCGGCCCTGTATGTCAAACCTGACCTGTTTACGAAGCAGGGTGAGTTCATTCACCAAGAGGATTGCGATATTGAAAAGCCCCGCAAAGGCTTTCACTCTCATGTTTATTCATTCATCACGCCATTCCTGCCTGGCTATGCTCCTAAGGCGTATCGAGACGCCCATTGGGAGAACAAGTCGACTTGCGACTACTCCCACGAGCGTGAATGGCGCGTTCCGTACGACTTCAAGTTTGAGTACGACCAAGTGGAGTTCGTGGTCTTAGCAACCTATGAAGATATGGCCCGCTTTCCGAAGGACCTTAAGGACGCAATCGGACGCGAGAAGTTCCTCTTGATGGAGATGTACCATCAAATTGAGCGTCTCTGGCCGACCCATATTGTCTAG
- a CDS encoding type I restriction-modification system subunit M — MPPTTSETQRAEIHKTIWRIANDLRGSVDGWDFKSYVLGMLFYRFISENLSSYINKLEKEAGEVDFNYAELSDKDAELGRTETVAEKGFYILPSELFVNVRKRAKSDENLNETLERVFNNIEGSAVGTESEDDLKGLFDDLDINSAKLGPTVAKRNEKLVKLLDAIGDLPLGNYEDNSIDLFGDAYEFLMTMYASQAGKSGGEFFTPQEVSEVLAKIAVAGKTQVNKVYDPAVGSGSLLLQFAKVLGKENVRQGFYGQEINLTTYNLARINMFLHDVNYEKFHIAHGDTLTDPLHWDDEPFEAIVSNPPYSIKWDGDANPLLINDPRFAPAGVLAPKKAADLAFTMHMLHWLAVNGTAAIVEFPGVLYRSGAEQKIRKYLIDNNYIDTVIQLPPDLFFGTPIATCVIVLKKSKKDNAILFIDASALFQRVGNKNRLLPEHQQRILDAFNARQTEEHFTRLVTAADIEENNYNISVSSYVEKEDTSEAIDITALNARIAGIVARQSELRTQIDAIVADLEGSPA, encoded by the coding sequence ATGCCGCCAACCACAAGCGAGACTCAGAGGGCGGAGATTCACAAGACCATCTGGCGAATCGCCAATGATCTTCGTGGCTCGGTGGATGGTTGGGATTTCAAGTCTTACGTACTCGGGATGCTTTTTTATCGGTTCATCTCCGAGAACCTGTCTTCTTACATCAATAAGCTCGAAAAGGAGGCTGGCGAAGTAGATTTCAACTACGCCGAACTGTCCGACAAGGATGCGGAGCTTGGGCGCACCGAAACGGTTGCTGAGAAAGGGTTCTACATTCTGCCGTCTGAGCTATTCGTAAACGTCCGCAAACGAGCCAAGAGTGACGAAAACCTCAATGAGACCCTTGAAAGAGTCTTCAACAACATCGAAGGCTCGGCTGTAGGGACGGAGAGCGAAGATGACCTGAAGGGTCTGTTCGATGACCTTGATATAAACAGTGCAAAGCTCGGGCCAACGGTGGCAAAGCGCAACGAGAAGCTCGTAAAACTCTTAGATGCCATCGGAGACCTACCGCTCGGCAACTACGAAGACAACTCGATTGACCTCTTCGGTGATGCGTACGAATTCTTGATGACCATGTACGCCTCTCAAGCCGGAAAGTCGGGAGGTGAATTCTTCACCCCGCAGGAAGTCTCCGAGGTTTTGGCGAAGATCGCCGTGGCTGGCAAGACTCAGGTCAATAAGGTGTATGACCCCGCTGTAGGTTCCGGGTCACTTTTGCTCCAGTTCGCCAAAGTGCTCGGCAAGGAAAACGTTCGCCAAGGCTTCTATGGGCAGGAAATCAACCTGACGACGTACAACCTGGCTCGGATCAACATGTTCCTGCATGACGTGAACTACGAGAAGTTCCACATCGCACACGGCGACACCCTGACTGATCCGCTCCACTGGGATGATGAACCGTTTGAAGCGATTGTTTCCAACCCACCCTACTCAATCAAATGGGACGGAGACGCTAATCCGCTCCTGATCAACGATCCACGGTTCGCACCAGCCGGTGTGCTCGCTCCAAAGAAAGCCGCCGACCTTGCGTTCACAATGCACATGCTCCATTGGCTTGCCGTCAACGGGACCGCCGCAATCGTTGAGTTCCCCGGTGTCCTGTATCGGAGCGGGGCCGAGCAGAAGATTCGCAAGTACCTGATCGACAACAACTACATCGACACTGTCATTCAGCTTCCGCCCGACCTGTTCTTCGGGACACCAATTGCCACGTGCGTCATCGTCCTCAAAAAGTCGAAGAAGGATAACGCAATTCTCTTCATCGACGCCTCCGCACTCTTTCAGCGTGTGGGAAACAAGAACAGGCTCCTTCCTGAGCATCAGCAGAGAATTCTCGATGCGTTCAACGCCCGTCAGACTGAGGAGCACTTCACGAGGTTGGTCACAGCGGCAGACATCGAGGAGAACAACTACAACATTTCGGTCTCCAGCTACGTGGAGAAGGAAGATACGAGCGAAGCCATCGACATCACGGCCCTCAACGCGAGAATCGCAGGTATCGTGGCTCGCCAATCTGAGCTACGCACCCAAATTGACGCCATCGTAGCCGACCTCGAAGGGAGTCCAGCATGA
- a CDS encoding restriction endonuclease, with translation MRRPPKLEWMGLMDVVGPFVTPAIVAEAFPSGLEGHDSGLLKGLRSAYKTWEDSDDPVWHREWVNVVLSNVLGYQEKHILQDQAIPESINYVDRTHHTTIRPTFIIHQPEFPDRGRILVMRLPKGESTSKPKAEAKWQASPISQMQMLLQANNEKVGLVTNGEEWVLVNNCGTGAVGFATWYAYLWLEEHDTLRSFRSLLSIRRVFGGEPGSRLVDLLAKGAEDQQDVTDRLGYQVRRAVEELVGAFERLDRDSNRELLKGVGETEVYEGVLTVMMRLVFLFCAEERGLLHLGEDLYDRFYAVSTLREQLHDDASKLTEEVLDRRSSAWCRLLATFRMVYQGVAHEDLRIPAYGGTLFDPDRFPWLEGRHADGTNEPPHVSDRIVLHLLDSLQVLRQGQEARKLSFHALDVEQIGHVYEGLLDHTAKRALKPVLGLVGKEGDEPEVDLETLEAKVAEGRDKFIVYLKDQTGKTERALGNLLDQVTDAENLRKLRVVCGDDHDLFERVKPFANLIREDSFGNVQVYPEGALYATVGSDRRSTGTHYTPRMLTEEVVKYALEPLVYVGPAEGLPEEEWTLKDAKAIVDLKVCDMAMGSGAFLVAACRFLSIKLVEAWAVAEEKAARRLGFSAEGHFFTHRIEGDHHAKTPGTTVATPFGDIAVADPSQELIPNDAEERLAMARRIVADRCLYGVDRNAMAVEMAKLSLWLTTLRKDRPFTFLDHALRHGDSLLGVTERQLEFFNVNLEEDKQSQALFLRWVPEYVEKVRNLRQQIARIPSHDPEAIRRKQRLFDQVRELEKPLKFAADALLACELSEGNAQNTLVGRTKVQMTLTEVPAGDRVKTVYPELSGRPTLHWELEFPDVFDQGGFDAVVGNPPYQGGRQTATHQGPDYHALICLINLVPGTVDLVCHFFKRAFLLIGNGGAVAVVSTNSVKETSNREASLDFVLSSGGAIYRATSEAHWGGAAAVTTLNVWIYKGPWDGNYFIDGAKVETIHSSLDADVDLAQIEKLKHSFRYSEGTKLYGDAFIISKAQLGTILRDNPGLGDYLRVYVNGDVLNDTPDCVGTDVVVDFGELDVQEISGCESIIRTLSSQVAYERRNQTRQIHEHRPWLHWDKRTRFFEEARSRERILACAIVSRRLMFDYVDPQKLFAHGIKLFLDDTGYLLAVLQSSIHTAWSRVVASRMRQETRYSTTDCFDTFPFPPFSRELAEAGNQLDEARRASRENRQIGLNGLYALVDDINCQEEDIVAVRHAIVSVDVAVASSLSWDPTFLEHGFHPWHPGTRFTISPQARKEVLRRLLKLNHERYTEEVAAGLHDKKAKKSSATPGSTPKRGRKPKSSQPDATDLTSPRRNLFDTQLTFGEVDN, from the coding sequence ATGAGAAGGCCGCCGAAACTTGAGTGGATGGGGTTGATGGATGTCGTCGGCCCCTTCGTCACCCCTGCCATTGTCGCCGAGGCATTCCCCAGCGGCCTCGAAGGTCACGACTCCGGTTTGCTCAAGGGACTCCGTAGCGCCTACAAAACCTGGGAAGACTCCGACGACCCCGTCTGGCATAGAGAGTGGGTCAATGTGGTCCTCAGCAACGTCCTGGGCTACCAAGAAAAGCACATTCTCCAGGACCAGGCCATCCCCGAGTCCATCAACTACGTCGACCGGACCCATCACACCACCATCCGGCCAACCTTCATCATCCATCAACCCGAATTCCCCGACCGGGGCCGCATTCTCGTCATGCGACTGCCCAAAGGTGAGTCGACCTCCAAGCCCAAAGCGGAAGCCAAGTGGCAAGCCTCGCCCATCAGCCAGATGCAGATGCTGCTCCAGGCGAACAACGAGAAAGTCGGCTTGGTCACCAACGGCGAAGAATGGGTTCTGGTCAACAACTGCGGAACCGGTGCCGTGGGCTTCGCCACCTGGTACGCCTATCTCTGGCTTGAGGAGCACGACACGCTCCGCAGTTTCCGGTCGCTCTTGTCCATCCGACGTGTCTTCGGCGGCGAGCCCGGAAGTCGACTAGTCGACCTTCTCGCGAAGGGTGCCGAAGACCAACAGGATGTCACCGACCGCCTGGGCTATCAAGTCCGCCGAGCGGTCGAAGAACTGGTCGGCGCCTTCGAGCGGCTCGACCGCGACTCCAACCGAGAACTCCTCAAGGGCGTTGGAGAAACCGAGGTCTACGAAGGCGTGCTCACCGTGATGATGCGTCTGGTGTTCCTCTTCTGCGCCGAGGAACGCGGGCTGCTCCATCTAGGCGAAGACCTATACGACCGGTTCTATGCCGTCTCCACGCTCCGCGAGCAGTTGCATGATGACGCAAGCAAGCTCACCGAGGAAGTCCTCGACCGTCGCTCATCGGCCTGGTGTCGGTTGCTGGCGACCTTCCGCATGGTCTACCAAGGAGTCGCTCACGAAGACCTGCGCATCCCTGCCTACGGCGGAACGCTCTTCGACCCCGACCGATTCCCGTGGCTCGAAGGCCGGCATGCCGATGGAACCAACGAGCCGCCTCACGTCAGCGACCGCATCGTGTTGCACCTGCTCGACTCGCTCCAGGTGCTGCGCCAGGGCCAGGAAGCCCGCAAGCTATCGTTCCATGCCCTCGATGTCGAGCAAATCGGCCACGTTTACGAAGGCCTGCTCGACCACACAGCGAAGCGAGCGCTCAAGCCCGTGCTTGGTCTGGTCGGCAAGGAAGGCGACGAACCCGAAGTCGACTTGGAGACGCTGGAAGCCAAGGTCGCTGAAGGTCGCGACAAGTTCATCGTGTATCTGAAGGACCAAACCGGCAAGACCGAGCGTGCCCTGGGCAACTTGCTAGACCAAGTAACCGATGCCGAGAACCTCCGTAAGTTGCGGGTGGTCTGCGGCGACGACCACGACCTCTTCGAGCGGGTCAAACCGTTCGCCAACCTGATTCGCGAAGACAGCTTTGGCAACGTCCAGGTCTATCCCGAGGGCGCGCTTTACGCAACCGTGGGGAGCGACCGGCGCAGCACCGGCACCCACTACACGCCGCGCATGCTCACCGAGGAAGTCGTCAAGTACGCTCTGGAGCCGCTGGTCTATGTCGGCCCCGCCGAGGGGTTGCCCGAGGAGGAGTGGACGCTCAAAGATGCCAAGGCTATCGTCGACCTCAAGGTCTGCGACATGGCGATGGGTTCGGGTGCATTCCTCGTGGCGGCCTGCCGATTCCTTTCCATCAAGTTGGTGGAGGCGTGGGCGGTTGCCGAAGAGAAAGCCGCCCGCCGACTGGGCTTCTCGGCCGAAGGTCACTTCTTCACCCATCGCATTGAGGGCGACCACCACGCCAAAACGCCTGGCACGACCGTCGCAACACCGTTTGGCGATATCGCCGTTGCCGACCCGAGCCAGGAGTTGATTCCAAACGATGCCGAGGAGCGGTTGGCGATGGCGAGGCGCATCGTCGCTGACCGATGCCTCTATGGCGTCGACCGGAACGCGATGGCGGTGGAGATGGCGAAGTTGTCGCTCTGGCTTACCACCCTGCGCAAAGACCGGCCGTTCACCTTCCTCGACCATGCCCTGCGCCATGGCGACTCCCTGCTCGGCGTCACCGAGCGGCAGTTGGAGTTCTTCAATGTGAACCTAGAAGAGGATAAGCAGTCACAAGCCCTCTTCTTAAGGTGGGTGCCGGAGTACGTCGAGAAGGTGCGCAACCTACGCCAACAGATTGCCCGCATCCCCAGTCACGACCCCGAGGCGATTCGGCGTAAGCAGAGGTTGTTCGACCAGGTGCGAGAATTGGAGAAGCCGCTCAAGTTTGCCGCCGACGCTCTATTGGCGTGCGAGCTTTCGGAAGGCAATGCTCAGAACACATTGGTAGGACGGACAAAGGTGCAGATGACCTTGACCGAGGTTCCCGCAGGAGACCGCGTCAAGACGGTCTATCCAGAACTATCTGGACGACCGACTCTTCACTGGGAACTTGAGTTCCCGGATGTGTTTGACCAGGGCGGATTTGATGCAGTCGTTGGCAACCCGCCTTATCAAGGTGGCAGGCAAACCGCTACACATCAAGGACCAGACTATCACGCTCTGATTTGTCTTATCAACCTAGTGCCCGGAACGGTCGACCTAGTTTGTCACTTCTTCAAAAGGGCGTTCCTGCTCATCGGCAACGGAGGTGCTGTTGCAGTTGTTTCGACAAATTCTGTTAAGGAGACTTCGAATCGGGAGGCTTCGCTAGATTTCGTCCTTAGTTCCGGGGGGGCAATTTACCGTGCCACATCCGAGGCTCACTGGGGCGGAGCGGCGGCGGTGACGACTCTAAATGTCTGGATTTACAAGGGGCCCTGGGATGGTAACTACTTCATCGACGGAGCAAAGGTCGAGACAATCCATAGTTCGCTCGATGCTGATGTTGACTTGGCTCAGATTGAAAAACTGAAGCACTCTTTCCGCTACTCAGAAGGAACCAAACTGTATGGAGACGCCTTCATAATTAGCAAAGCCCAGCTAGGTACCATTCTGCGTGACAATCCAGGGCTCGGCGATTACCTACGTGTCTATGTTAACGGAGATGTTTTGAATGACACTCCCGACTGCGTGGGAACGGATGTCGTTGTGGACTTCGGTGAACTAGACGTCCAAGAGATTTCTGGTTGTGAAAGTATCATCAGAACTCTTTCATCGCAAGTAGCATACGAGCGCAGAAATCAGACTCGACAAATCCACGAGCATCGCCCTTGGCTTCATTGGGATAAGCGCACAAGATTCTTTGAAGAGGCAAGGAGCCGAGAACGCATTCTTGCCTGCGCAATCGTTTCGAGGCGACTGATGTTTGACTATGTCGACCCTCAAAAACTGTTCGCCCACGGTATCAAGTTGTTCTTGGATGATACTGGCTACCTGCTTGCGGTGTTGCAATCGAGTATTCACACTGCGTGGTCTCGGGTGGTCGCTTCGCGCATGAGACAAGAGACGCGATACTCGACCACCGACTGCTTTGATACTTTTCCATTTCCGCCATTTTCCCGCGAGTTAGCCGAAGCTGGCAATCAGCTTGATGAGGCAAGGAGAGCTAGTCGTGAGAATCGGCAAATCGGACTTAACGGGCTATACGCGCTCGTCGATGATATCAACTGCCAAGAGGAGGACATCGTGGCAGTTCGACACGCAATTGTTTCGGTTGACGTGGCAGTTGCGTCGAGTCTTAGCTGGGACCCGACTTTCCTTGAGCATGGCTTCCACCCTTGGCATCCTGGAACGAGATTCACCATCTCGCCCCAGGCCCGCAAAGAAGTCCTCCGCCGCCTGCTGAAGCTGAACCACGAGCGCTACACCGAAGAAGTCGCCGCCGGCCTTCATGACAAGAAGGCTAAGAAATCCTCCGCCACCCCCGGCTCAACCCCCAAACGCGGCCGCAAACCTAAATCCTCGCAGCCGGATGCTACCGACCTCACCTCCCCCCGCCGCAACCTCTTCGACACCCAACTCACGTTCGGTGAGGTCGACAACTAG
- the drmD gene encoding DISARM system SNF2-like helicase DrmD, with product MESIITIPEVGQLVEVRRRQFVVTRARPSGLDGVEAQTVLELASVEDDSSGEQLTVVWESEIGARLGEAASIPEPTRFDDPAQIDAFLSAVRWGAISSADTRTLLAPFRSGIEIHDYQLEPLVRALQMPRVNLLIADGVGIGKTVEAGLVAQELILRNRAHNVLVVCPATLQIQWRDEMRDKFGLEFRIVDSDTLKQLRRERGIHVNPWKHFPRLITSIDFLKRERSMQLFRELLPPDGRPTYPRTFDLMILDEAHGSAPSGSGKYATDSQRTLAIRELAPHFEHKMFLSATPHNGYSESFTALLELLDPQRYVRYRGSNDADKVAQYMERIKDQLQSVTMVRRLKDDIPPHGDGTPRFPARKLERLEVDYMEAERNAHELLENFFKSRAETQGNHSGRYATEFMHKLLKKRLFSSPLAFHETLSKHANTLRHGRGEQAKKVDPDLLKKRIAALEESTSNEQEREEREDDAVVETTRAAAPLTPEQDSLLNELLRWSEQASRSADAKTRVLLYWLKKTLKPNDQWNDERVILFTEYRDTQNWLFQLLNQDGLGDVGRLETMYGGMDDDKREALKAAFQANPAQSPLRILLATDTASEGINLQNHCNKLVHIEIPWNPNRMEQRNGRIDRHGQKRPCEVYHFVGRGFERGGLEADLYFLFRACQKVNQIREDLGKVGPVIEQQVEEAMLGKRTELQTTQAEAASTPIRKLLTAERKMREQIELLRNRLEETKRDLGISPEAIQAVVEVALALEDRPGLEPVQVIGIPKAFKMPALTGPWEAARAGNPHPYTQEPRPIVFDHAYVEGRDDVELIHLNHRLVQMSLRLLRAEVWSSGNRRKLSRVSVKVVSDTYLSTPALIAFGRLVVLGATHQRLHEEVITAGGILRPGGIARMKVEDVQLALEHAENGLVNKTYLEQIQTDWPSLGPALQNALDIRMREVTRNLEGRFLEKADREKKDVEKILRELDATIRAELKEPDNQLTFEFNELERDQYRRNVDAIRLRLEEIPAEIEEEKRLVDRRYESPTPRLFPVCVLLVVPDTMVEGAR from the coding sequence ATGGAGTCCATCATCACCATCCCGGAAGTAGGTCAGCTCGTCGAGGTGCGTCGGCGACAGTTCGTGGTGACCAGGGCTCGTCCATCCGGCCTGGACGGAGTAGAAGCGCAAACTGTGCTTGAACTCGCCTCTGTAGAGGACGATTCCTCTGGAGAGCAACTCACCGTAGTCTGGGAATCTGAAATCGGGGCCAGACTCGGCGAAGCCGCATCAATTCCAGAACCCACTCGATTCGACGACCCGGCCCAAATCGACGCATTCCTGTCCGCAGTCCGCTGGGGCGCCATCAGTTCTGCGGATACTCGCACCCTCCTGGCCCCTTTCCGCAGCGGAATCGAAATCCACGACTACCAGCTTGAGCCGCTTGTCCGCGCGCTCCAAATGCCGCGCGTTAATCTGCTCATCGCAGATGGCGTTGGTATCGGTAAGACGGTGGAAGCCGGACTCGTCGCGCAAGAACTCATTCTCCGCAATCGCGCCCATAACGTCCTCGTGGTTTGCCCGGCCACACTGCAAATTCAGTGGCGCGACGAAATGCGGGACAAGTTCGGTCTTGAGTTCCGCATCGTGGACAGCGATACGCTCAAGCAACTTCGGCGAGAGCGCGGCATCCATGTCAACCCCTGGAAACACTTCCCACGGCTCATCACCAGCATCGACTTCCTCAAGCGTGAGCGTTCGATGCAGCTGTTCCGCGAGCTACTCCCACCAGATGGTCGACCAACCTACCCTCGGACCTTCGACTTGATGATTCTTGATGAAGCCCACGGCTCCGCGCCATCCGGTTCAGGAAAGTATGCGACCGATTCTCAACGAACGTTGGCCATCCGAGAATTAGCCCCTCACTTCGAGCACAAGATGTTTCTCTCGGCCACCCCGCACAACGGATACTCCGAATCCTTCACCGCGCTCCTTGAACTCCTGGACCCCCAACGTTACGTTCGTTATCGAGGCTCAAATGATGCAGACAAGGTCGCCCAATACATGGAGCGCATCAAGGACCAGTTGCAATCGGTCACGATGGTGCGTAGGCTCAAGGACGACATCCCGCCGCATGGCGATGGCACACCACGCTTCCCCGCGCGAAAACTTGAGCGGCTAGAGGTCGACTATATGGAAGCGGAGCGGAATGCCCATGAGCTCCTGGAGAATTTCTTCAAATCGAGAGCAGAAACTCAAGGCAACCACTCCGGTCGCTATGCGACCGAGTTCATGCATAAGCTGCTCAAGAAGCGGCTGTTCTCGAGTCCCCTGGCATTCCACGAGACGCTGTCCAAGCACGCCAACACGCTACGACATGGCCGCGGAGAGCAGGCAAAGAAGGTTGACCCCGACCTCCTCAAAAAGCGCATCGCTGCCCTGGAAGAATCCACGTCGAACGAGCAAGAACGGGAGGAGCGAGAAGACGACGCGGTCGTGGAAACCACGCGTGCAGCGGCCCCGCTGACACCCGAGCAAGATAGTCTGCTCAACGAGCTACTTCGCTGGTCAGAGCAAGCTTCTCGGAGCGCCGATGCGAAGACCCGCGTCCTCTTGTATTGGCTCAAGAAGACCCTGAAGCCCAACGACCAGTGGAACGACGAGCGGGTCATTCTCTTCACCGAGTATCGCGACACCCAGAACTGGCTGTTTCAGTTGCTGAATCAAGATGGCCTGGGTGATGTCGGTCGACTTGAGACCATGTACGGAGGCATGGATGACGACAAGCGCGAGGCGCTCAAAGCCGCCTTCCAAGCCAACCCCGCGCAATCACCCCTACGCATTCTCCTCGCCACCGACACGGCTAGCGAAGGCATCAACCTTCAGAACCACTGTAACAAGCTCGTCCACATCGAAATCCCCTGGAATCCGAACCGGATGGAGCAGCGCAACGGGCGCATCGACCGCCACGGCCAGAAGCGACCTTGCGAGGTGTACCACTTCGTTGGCCGAGGATTTGAAAGAGGCGGACTTGAAGCAGACCTCTACTTCCTATTCCGAGCTTGCCAGAAGGTCAACCAAATCCGAGAAGACCTCGGCAAGGTCGGTCCCGTCATCGAGCAGCAAGTCGAGGAAGCCATGCTTGGCAAACGAACCGAGCTTCAGACGACTCAGGCCGAGGCCGCATCGACTCCCATTCGCAAGTTGCTCACCGCAGAGCGCAAGATGCGAGAGCAAATCGAGTTGCTTCGCAACCGACTGGAGGAGACCAAGCGAGACCTTGGCATCTCGCCCGAGGCCATCCAAGCCGTAGTCGAAGTCGCGCTCGCACTTGAAGACCGTCCCGGACTAGAGCCGGTGCAAGTCATCGGAATCCCGAAGGCGTTCAAGATGCCTGCGCTCACCGGACCCTGGGAAGCCGCCCGAGCAGGCAACCCCCATCCGTACACCCAAGAGCCGCGGCCCATCGTTTTCGACCACGCCTACGTGGAAGGCCGTGATGATGTCGAACTCATCCACCTCAACCACCGCCTCGTTCAAATGTCGCTCCGACTCTTGCGTGCGGAAGTCTGGAGCAGCGGCAACCGTCGAAAGCTATCTCGAGTTTCCGTCAAAGTCGTCTCCGACACGTACCTAAGCACACCTGCTTTGATTGCCTTCGGTCGACTCGTCGTTCTAGGTGCGACCCACCAGCGACTCCACGAGGAAGTCATCACCGCAGGTGGCATTCTCAGGCCGGGTGGGATTGCCCGCATGAAGGTCGAGGACGTCCAACTTGCCCTTGAGCATGCTGAGAATGGGCTTGTAAACAAAACCTATCTTGAGCAAATCCAGACAGACTGGCCAAGCCTCGGCCCCGCGCTTCAGAACGCCCTCGACATCCGCATGCGCGAAGTCACCCGCAACCTCGAAGGCCGCTTCCTAGAAAAGGCCGACCGAGAAAAGAAGGACGTCGAGAAGATTCTCCGCGAACTCGATGCCACCATCCGCGCCGAACTCAAAGAGCCAGACAACCAGCTGACGTTCGAATTCAACGAACTTGAGCGCGACCAATACCGCCGAAACGTCGATGCCATCCGGCTCCGTCTTGAGGAAATCCCGGCTGAAATCGAGGAGGAGAAACGACTGGTCGACCGCCGCTACGAAAGCCCGACGCCACGCCTTTTCCCGGTCTGCGTCCTGCTCGTCGTGCCCGACACCATGGTAGAGGGAGCGAGATGA
- a CDS encoding HD domain-containing protein, translating into MAEYRDPKYLSDGDNPIDRVRCPIHGFIKYSPNERLIIDSPYFRRLRHIRQLGLTEYAYPGANHSRFEHSLGVMAMASAMFDSLAAKKGETMEKELEQVPWFAEDTLAKARQVVRLAALLHDTGHPPFSHGAEHMWSAGGHEEWSIKVVKDPEFLGKLIDETWVAGMAEQVANLLVSDESKGDLPPQSMFLKDIISGHIDADRTDYLLRDSHHCGVEYGRFDHRRLIECLTLRQLSGGGVEIAIEADGIHMVEALIMARFQMNAQVYFHRIRRIYDHFLIEYHDALDKSRDGLPRDDVLLLNDVTMMNRMYADGARPPEGWETSWNEGYTGDESADEAVALRKRAYFAKRILERNHPKVVFQTGDFANAKALDEARRVAKALKAMYTDVYIYLDEMGKKPVAIHKFEVPDGDDLDFKGAEFMVIDKVGQEKLVTADSKVLSRIPRGFRCLRLFADVANQAQKQEIEAFVAKVRSGK; encoded by the coding sequence ATGGCCGAGTATCGCGACCCCAAATACCTTTCTGATGGCGACAATCCGATTGACCGGGTGCGTTGTCCCATTCACGGGTTTATCAAATATTCGCCCAATGAGCGACTCATCATCGACTCGCCCTACTTCCGACGACTCAGGCACATCCGGCAACTAGGCCTCACGGAGTACGCGTATCCGGGTGCAAACCACTCTCGCTTCGAACACTCTCTCGGTGTGATGGCCATGGCATCTGCCATGTTCGATAGCCTGGCCGCCAAGAAGGGTGAAACCATGGAGAAGGAACTCGAGCAAGTTCCCTGGTTTGCGGAGGATACGCTAGCCAAAGCACGCCAGGTCGTCAGGCTTGCCGCACTGCTCCATGATACTGGCCATCCTCCGTTCAGTCACGGCGCAGAGCATATGTGGTCGGCGGGTGGGCATGAGGAGTGGAGCATCAAGGTCGTCAAGGACCCTGAGTTCCTCGGCAAGCTGATTGATGAGACATGGGTCGCAGGAATGGCCGAGCAGGTTGCGAACCTGCTGGTTAGCGACGAGTCGAAAGGCGACCTCCCTCCCCAGTCGATGTTCCTGAAGGACATCATCTCCGGTCATATCGACGCCGACCGAACCGACTACCTGCTTCGGGACTCGCACCACTGTGGAGTGGAATACGGTCGCTTCGACCACCGACGCCTCATCGAGTGTTTGACCTTACGTCAACTGAGTGGTGGAGGAGTTGAAATCGCTATCGAGGCCGATGGAATTCACATGGTCGAGGCGCTCATCATGGCTCGCTTCCAGATGAACGCCCAGGTGTATTTCCACCGGATTCGTCGCATTTACGACCACTTCCTGATTGAGTATCACGACGCTTTGGACAAGAGCAGGGACGGCTTACCGCGAGATGACGTTCTGTTGCTTAACGACGTGACGATGATGAATAGGATGTATGCCGACGGAGCCAGACCGCCTGAGGGATGGGAGACTTCCTGGAACGAAGGATACACCGGGGATGAGTCCGCTGACGAGGCGGTTGCTTTGAGGAAGCGGGCATACTTCGCGAAGCGAATCCTTGAGCGAAATCACCCCAAAGTAGTGTTTCAGACTGGGGATTTTGCCAATGCCAAGGCGCTCGATGAGGCGCGAAGGGTTGCAAAGGCACTGAAAGCAATGTATACTGATGTCTACATATATTTGGACGAGATGGGGAAGAAGCCTGTCGCCATCCACAAGTTCGAAGTGCCGGATGGGGACGACTTGGACTTCAAGGGTGCCGAGTTTATGGTCATCGACAAGGTGGGTCAAGAGAAGCTTGTGACCGCCGACAGCAAGGTTTTGTCACGAATCCCTCGCGGCTTCCGGTGCCTGCGTTTGTTCGCCGACGTGGCGAACCAGGCTCAGAAGCAGGAGATTGAGGCGTTTGTGGCCAAGGTGAGGAGTGGTAAATGA